In the Brachionichthys hirsutus isolate HB-005 chromosome 1, CSIRO-AGI_Bhir_v1, whole genome shotgun sequence genome, TGAATGCTGCTCTCTGGCCAGGAACCGGTCCTCTTAtctgtgcttttaaaaaaagcctCTTGATAAAAGTCAGGGACCCATTCCTGACTTCAAACAGTCCTGATGAGCGGGCCTGAGTCTTCTGACCCAGAACTCTTTCTATTTATGACATAAACAGAAACGTTGAGTGCTGAATTATAGGACGTCTCTTTGGTTTGTTGTAAGTCGTCTTTATTGGACAGCTATGAAACCTGTCAGAGTCGGAGGCGTCTGATATTCATACGGGGATTATTATTAGAATTGTAGAACTGCACTAAGATGAAGAGTTTAACCGATTACAGATGCATATTTCAAGTCTTTTAGTTTGACTTTCAATAATTATGGTTTACAGCTCATGAAAATCAAACCAAGCTTCTCCAAATCTTTAATAAACaatatgttgtgttttattagaGCAGTCATCAAATGGGTTTGGAGCAGAGCAGTGACATGGACTTGGACTAGCACAACAGGtgatattaaatacgaatatttaaaataacattaacGGCAGCTCAACCGCCAGGTTTCTCtcgtccacttcagaatacttccacagcgcagacaaaCTCACGCGACTAGCGTCAAGCTGCTAACGTGTTCAGCCAGCATTCAACCGATAGcttcacaggaagtgatgtcatgctgcacgcGCTGCCAGTTCTGTTGGAGTAGAGAGGCCTCACGATGTACCGATTTCCGATCAAGCGAttggatcgggacatccctagagACAATTATTACAAAATGAACTTGACAGATTTTTATTTGAAGGAAAAGATAATAACAGTTTATTACGTAATAATCACCTCAAACTACATTTCCCCCTTGTGTTAGTAGTACAAATAGCTTTAGTTGCTGAACTACTGGGTCAAGTTTACATGACCTAtcagtgcagacacacacgcgcgaAGTAAGTGTTTGGAACAtgtctggtgttattccagaaacagccacaggagggcgaacgcggctgcttcagtgagcgtctgaagttgacaataagcataaatatgcacacaaacaaatgtcttaagaacttgtaacttggcacacttatagatgacatatgtggctggaactgacgtgacggaaaagtgggtgtgacttacggtgacgacgttatggacgtgtaaaggtttaattttgtcatatctcaagaacggaaggtcgtacagatgaggtggctcaggcacctatttaggatgcctcctgaacgcctccctggtgaggtgttcagggcacgtcccaccggtaggaaaccacggggaagacccaggacacgctggagagactatgtctctcggctgtcctgggaacgcctcgggatccccccggggagagggaagtctgggcttccctgcttaggttGCTGctcccgcgacccggccccggataagcggatgacgatggatggagccacatgcggctccggagccgcgggTTGCAGACCCTTGGGAATGTGGAATGTTGCATCTTCAGCAAAGAACTAGAAGCTGAGACCACGTTGactttttagttttagtttattttatctttatttacaaAGAAATCTTGAGATTGAAAAACGATTTTATGAGAGTTCTGGCCTGAGTAGCAGCtcataatgagaataaaaatcacatgttatataaaaacccacaaaagaacaacatgaGCTCTTCAAACAGAGGCCTTTCCgagtgtaaccggatgggatgtaattaggcaggcaggtgtgggagggagcacctgtggcccatttgccactgattgggggggggcgtatataggtgcttcccttccctcgttccctggttcctgtctttgtgttttccccgtcgaaggcaggttggccgtagactgtcactgtcttgtctctccttttcttttgtttttagagtgttcgataaatattttgaattattaaatgccgtgctggttttcactgtgagcggacctgtgggtgggaaacccgctaaaacgagctgggaaccaaaggaacaaaaaaaattaaataggtctttaggttgcaagtcctaaagtggcgttgtcggcaaaggtcggaccgtttggccccatatcccCAACGCCACACAAGCAGAGCTGCACATTCCTCCAGCAGCACGTACTTCATAACTTCTTTAGATTTGTCAGTTGATAAGAGCAAACCAAACGTCCGATCCTTCTGTAAATTGTTCTATGGTGTTAGTGTGGTCAACCCATAGCTGTTAACGCcaacagtagtgtgtgtgtaaatgggcGGTGCTTCTACAGGTGGCGCTCACGTAACGACAGAGTTTTGCtcagaccccgtcgctaaacaatTTTGTCATTTAGTGAAACAGTGTTAACCGACAACTTGGCTGACATTTTGTgttgtcaaattattttttatatttacatacattcaTACTGTACATATAATACACATTCATATcttcatatatatacataattacATGTTCCCTCGGAATGAGTGAAACAATAAAAGATGAGTCACACCAGCTCGAGCGTCGCCGGCTGAACAACGTTTGCGTCTGATGACAAGCTGGCTGCTGCTGGTTTGAATCTGAAGATGGAGTCTGCCAGGAGCCTGTAAAGGACACTCCTACAGTGAAGGTGAGCTCACAGGCTTGTGAAGATTCCACCTTGTGGAGAGGCGTGGCCAGACAGGGTGCTGTGTTCGTGTGGACAGGAAACAGCAAGTGCCCGCCTCCGGTCAGTCAGGAAGTCCTGAACAAAGCGTCCATCGAGGGCTTCTGCCACGGAAAGAGAGGTCTCTGTTTCCTCCCGCTGCCTGACAGGTGTGACAGGAAGTGTCTGCAGGGGAAGTGCCGCTTCAGGATGTAACGGAGCGTTTGTGGAACTTTGATGCTGATGGATGTTGTCTTTGCTGCAGTGATTGTCTGGATGGACCTTAGATCTGAATCCAGGGGTGATCCTTCAGGGTCTGCAAGCTGGACCTGCTGTTTGGTCTCTTGCAGAGACAGCCCTGTAGGAAGTCTTTGCAGTCTGGACAAAGAGGAACAATAATTGAGTCCACACATGAgctctgtttctgctggagtctgtcctgtctgtgtgtccttTTGACTCACCAGAAGAAAGGTCTTCCCTGACGCCAGCATCCTTCGAGATGATTTCTGTCGCTCCATTGAAGGGGAAGTGAGGATGGAACATCAGGTACATCACCACACCAAGCTGCCACACCGTCAGCGGTTCGGCCCGGTTGCAGCCGGACCTGATCCACTCAGGGCAGGTGTATGGTCTGGTTCCTGCACAAGCCAGACCCCAGAGACAACGTTAACGGTGAGGGATGCAggcggaggacagacaggagagacACAGCACTGACGCTGACATCAGGGCCGACGGCCTACCTGGACCCGTCTTGAGCTTCTTTCCCATCGGCATGGTACCACAGCCAAAGTCAACGATGCTGACTCGTGGACCATGGGGGCTGGGTCGAACCAGGATGTTGTCCGGCTTCAGGTCCCTGTGGAGGACACCTTTGGACTGGATGGTGATGAGGGTGTCCACCAGCTGTTTCATGATGCTCTGAGGGACAGAGAAACAGACTGTGAGCTTGGACATATTTGAACCTGGACATGGACCTGCCGTCGGCTACTTACTTTGGCTTCACTCTCCTCCAGGGAGTACCTTCGTGACTGAAGGTAGGCCATCAGATCCGTGCAGGGGAGTGGCCTCTCCATGACGAGGATCAGCTCATCACGCAGCTCGTACCAGTCCAACAGGGCCACGACTCCACTGGTACCTCCACCTGACCCGAGGACCAGCATCAGCGCCACCTCCAGAGGGATCCTTCTGCCGTTCACCATCACCGACTGGATTACAAACGGTTGAAATCAATGAGTTCAAAGCGCTTTAAACCGGATGCAtgcgatttatttattttatttatttatttatttacttatttgtttcaagcagaataacaattaaagacaaaacaaaattatacctttttgcgtacaagaaaccatacatcgactaaagaaacaaaaacccaacaaatatgtccaaaacaaccaccaaagttcatgtacacaaaaatagcaaataatacattatatagtgcttgaaaaggagtgggaagcaGAAAAAcgtattaaatcccacccccataatacaactgttATTTCTCATCTATTGGAAAACCAgtaatggaagaaaaaaaaaaagcaattaacacaatgaagatgaaaaaacaaaaacaaaaaaacaaacaaaacaactaaGGAACATTTATACATaggataaattacaaaatatatctatatatatattaaggaACCATTATAATAGGCCAGGATCAagattaagccccgccctctctgtactgcatcaagaTCATGCGTTTGTAAATGAATTTGATTCCTTTGCCTGTTGAACGTTTGCTCAGAAAGTTTAGAACCGGACCTAAATAATGTCCAGACTTGTTGGCAGCAAGACGAAGAACTTACATTTGGTTTGGAGGCCCCCAGACGGATGTGTTTGATGGCCACCTACAGGACAGAAGCAGACATTTAGACAGCTCGTCCCACATACAACAGTCATGCAGGACATGGGAGTCTTACAGGCAGGTAGTCGGATCGACGGAATCCACGGAACACGGATCCAAAGCCTCCTTTGCCCACCAGCGCCCCCTCCCAGTACTTTAGGTTGAAGacttctaaaaacaaaatacacacaagaaCAGCTTGATTTAACTCTTTCACAACTTTACGTATAAAGTCATCTCTCGTAAAAGAAGCATCGTTTTAACATCTGGTCCTATTTCCAGTACGAATCCAAAACCCAAGGCTCCACTGGAGAATAAGATGACCTCTTGGGCCTGTTGtcagttagcctagcttagcattgAGACAGGAGACAAGGAAAATGTGGTCTCCTTTAATTTCTGaataagaacaaaacaaagaaactcACAAGggacacatttaaatgagaTTGGTACTAACTGAAGCAGCAGAGGCTGAGATATCAGATGTTTAGTCCCCAACACGGGTCAAGCTACAAAAACCTACGTTTCCCATGATGCAGCTCACCAGCACCTTTCATGCTTTGGAGTAGCACCATGACATCATCGGGGTTATTTCAGCAGCCTTTGCTCAGCACAGAACACAAGATGCTTCTCGTCTCACCTCTGGCGTCGGTGGGGACAGTGGACCCTGAGACGGAGGAGTCAGAGTcatcagaggggaggagccccccccgcctgcgtctcctcttcctctcgttcACACCTGTGAAAACATTCAGGCGATTTCAGTCATCTGATCGTTTCCACTTAAAGGAGAGGACAGATTCTTTCCcgtctcctctcacctgtgctgcCAGGTGGGTCAGTGGCTCCGTGAGCCGTTAGAGGCCGACTGGCCGAGGGACTGGCCcgcctcttcctgtctctctcagGACTTTTACTGGCCCTCTTCTTTAAGCCCACCTTTTCCTGTTGATGGGAACAGAATGGATGtttgccttcctcctcctgtctgttgCTTCAGGAACTAGCAGCATCTCAAGCATTCTCCTCTCAGCTCAatgagctgaagctgcaggaggagcagcgtaCTGTTCTGTTCATGTTGCTGATCCTGCTGTTCTGCTCTGACTGCCTCACCTTCAACAAACAACTCAAACCCATCTGTTCAAAAATGTATCATTAACTTTTGATCTCATTTATTgtcatgtttatattttattgtctctattgttttgctgtttttaacttATGCACCTCTTGTAAAACGACTTTTGAGtatttagaaaagcgctatataaatcaaatgtattattgttattgtactAAAATACTACTACAgtatttaatataaatagtACTAATGTATGTCATTGTTCATATGGTATGACGACCTTAATCCATGTATGTCCTAATTTAACCTGTATATGTTGTCTATATCCCTGCATAGATTATGTCTATCTGTAGAATGTTCATAGCACCAATCTGAGTACACGACTGTAGACCTCGTGTACATTTCTGTCTAGTGATTGCCCTtgtgcagcctcagaggtcgCCCCGGTAGCGTCTC is a window encoding:
- the LOC137896568 gene encoding serine/threonine-protein kinase pim-1-like, whose protein sequence is MTSPVISSPLRASSPVDNREKVGLKKRASKSPERDRKRRASPSASRPLTAHGATDPPGSTGVNERKRRRRRGGLLPSDDSDSSVSGSTVPTDAREVFNLKYWEGALVGKGGFGSVFRGFRRSDYLPVAIKHIRLGASKPNSVMVNGRRIPLEVALMLVLGSGGGTSGVVALLDWYELRDELILVMERPLPCTDLMAYLQSRRYSLEESEAKSIMKQLVDTLITIQSKGVLHRDLKPDNILVRPSPHGPRVSIVDFGCGTMPMGKKLKTGPGTRPYTCPEWIRSGCNRAEPLTVWQLGVVMYLMFHPHFPFNGATEIISKDAGVREDLSSDCKDFLQGCLCKRPNSRSSLQTLKDHPWIQI